AAAGTTCAATCTTGATTTCTGGGTAGTGATGCATATAGAATGAATATAGAATGCAGGCAgggtgaatatttcttttttgttaggAAACTTTCCAACAAGTGGGAGAGGGCTCAAGGGTCTTAAGCAGCCTGAGGCCTTATTGTGACATTGCAGCTTGACTTCCTCCAGGTCCCAAGATCTCGGGCAGACAATTCCGAGAGAAATGTTTAGCAATTCAGGgcgtgtattttttctttttctgtgctgtcTTGCCTGTTCTTTGTTTACAGAGCCTTTGATTTTTAGGAAGATCTCTTTTACTGTTTTCAGTCTTTAAAGATggaattttagaaaggaaaaataatgattttgaagTACTGACTCTTGATAATTAGATAAATAGCCTCTTAAGATCCTGAATTGATGGCCCACTAGGAGACTGTTAACTgacttaacaaaagaaaaatgactatcCAGGTTTCTACATTCCAGCACCCTCTGGTGGTAAAAATGCGAGACTCAGAATCTTGGCCATCTTTGAGCTGTCCCAGCAGGAAACCAGTAGGAATCTCATAGTTGTGGCCAAGGGTACATAACGCTTCATGTTCTGGGATAGAATGAGGGGAGATTCAGCTGTTTTAGATTCAGAGGAAATTGTGAAAGCTAATCTGAATGCAAAGCCACAGGTGATGTAGCACCTTTTAGAGACGATATTCTGGTTCCAGAGGGAAGGTAGAAGTTGACCGATCCAtttaccatactgtttttcaatAGCAAATATGTTAAATGTATATGGTTTATCATGAAATTATATTAGACTAGTAActtttctgattatgaaaataatacacaCTCATcatagaaaatacagagaagagtaaaagaacacacaaaaatcaactaaaatctTGCCATTCAGAAAataccagggggctggccccatggggtagtagttaagtttggcatgctctgctttggcagcctgtgttTGCAGGtacagatcccgggcgcagacctacagcacatgtcagccacgctgtggtgacgACCCACatgcagaatagaggaagattggcacagatgttagctcagggctaattgtcctcaagctaaaaaaagaggaagattgggaacacaacagatattagctcagggcgaatcttcctcagcaaaaaaaaaaaaagaaaaagaaaatgccactGTTTAGaattctgtgtgtctattttcagccttttctcttcttgtatgatttttaaataaactttggaTCAGACTCtatatgttgtttttaaatagcagctttattcagatataatttacataccatacaattctcCTGTTTAAAGTGGACCCCTCGGTGGTTTTTTGTCCCTTCGCAGTCGTGCAGCTCATCACCACAGTCAGCTGTAGAAGAGTTTCACCTCCCCCCAAGAACAACTCTGCCCCCATTAGCAGCCACTCCCCTTTTTCATTTCGCTCGCTCCACCCGAGCCCTAGTCAACCACTaatgtattttctgtctctgtggacttgcctattctggacatttcatataaatggaatcatacaatatatgattttctgtgtctggcttctttaacttagcatagtgttttcaaggctcctccatgtatcagaatttcatttctttttattgccgaatgacattccgttgtatggatatactagatttttttattcatcagttgatgaacacttgggttgtttccactttttggctattatgaataaagcttctatgaacatttgtgtgcaagtttctgtgtagacatatgttttcatttctcttgggtagatctGCTGAATCATATGATAACTTTCTGTTTAATCTTTCAtctacatagttttatatcctgaTTTTTTCACCTAATATTATGTTATGACTACTTTCCCATGCCATTGAATATTCtccaaaaacatgattttaaatggTTGTATTATTACATCATCCTGGGAGTGTACTATAAGTTTTTAACTATTTGAGACCTTCCAGTCTCTTCTAAGTTTGAAGAAAATTCTTACATCTACAGCTCCCacatctcttatttccttaaagtaAGTTTATAGAAGTAGAATTCCTGACTAAAAGGACGTTATGTTTTACGGCACTTATCATATGGCTTCTAGGAACACTGCATTAATTCTGTGATCGCTTCAGTGTTGTTAGCCTGTGTATGTGCAGGAATGATTATTTAATATCAAGTGCTATAAAATGGGAGActatggattttttctttttaagatttttttttttcctttttctccccaaagccccccggtacatagttgtatattcttcgttgtgggtccttctagttgtggtatgtgagacgctgcctcagcgtggtttgatgagcagtgccatgtccacacccaggattcgaaccaatgaaacactgggccgccagcagcggagcacacgaacttaaccactcggccacggggccagccccgaggctaTGGATTTTTGAAAAGACAGGGCCCCTGCCATCAAGATGTTTATGTTCCCATTTAGACCAGACAGGCAGCTATAGATCCAAGGGCTTAGGTAGGCAAGATTATGTACATtatgcagagaaatagaaatagataaaGGAAACATTTGCCTGCCCAGGCTGAGATTCACACAGACGTAATCATCAAGCAACTTTTTACACctaaaagctaaaaaaagaaagagttaatgGAACCGAACTCTGGCCTAGGGACCAGTTAGTCCAAAGTCGTAAATCATCTGGATCGCTTAGTCTCAACCTTTACCCCATTGTTCAGACGACTCAGATGTCAGCACAGTGTGGCCTCTTGACTTTTGGGGCCCGTCAGACCTGGCTCCGGCTGCCTCCCAACCTGTGCTATCTCACGATTTCTTTAGATTCCTTGAGACATTAGCATCCTCTTTTTGCCCTGgttctcattcttttatattCACTTGAAGATTATAAAATCAGCAAGGAGTGCAGTTGTATAGCTGCACAAGGGCGGGAAATAGTCCGGCCTCGCTCAGCCTGACCCGGTTGTTGTTGACACTGGCATGATTTCGCTCCCAGCATGATCACCAAATTCCATCCAAAGGAATTGACTAATCTTCATCTGGAAAGATCATTGGTTTGTGAAATGAGAGATGCAAAAAGCTACAGCAGACCCTCCAGCAGGCTTCTAAGCACCTGTTCGTGCAGAAGCCATTTGCAGTGCTGCTTTTGCTTTAACTGCTGAGGCTCAAACTTTTGAAACTAAATCACACACATCGCAGATTCCATTTTCTAACACGTTGTACCCGTTTATATTACAtaactctttcagaaaacacCGCGGAGGTAACTGGCAGGAAGTGCTATGCTACTGTCAGGAAACTGTGACTGGCAAGTGCAAGCTTCAGAAAATGGaaacctcttttctcttttctttgcagcTGTCAAGATGTCTGACAAGAACCAGATAGCTGCCAGAGCTTCCCTTATTGAGCAACTGATGGCTAAAAGGAATTTTGAGGATCTTGGCAACCACCTTACTGAGCTAGAAACTCTGTGTGTGACTAAGAAGCATCTCCAGGAGACAGATGTGGTCAGGGCTGTGTACAGAGTCCTCAAAAACTGCCCCACGGTGgctttgaaaaagaaagccaagTGTTTGCTGAAGGATTGGAAAGCTCTGTATAAGGATATTCACTTCAAACCAAGGGACAGCCCTCAATTATTCCCTCTGGgtggaaataaagaagaaaattcaggcCTTTCTCATGACCCCAGTCAGGATGAGATATTGGGCGTCTCCAGTTCTGATTCTCTGCTATCATCCCAAGATGTTATGGCCAAAGCCACTGAAATGATTGTGCCTGAAAATAGCTCCAGTCCAGTGGAACCTAAGGAAGGGCATTTCAGGGGTGGTGACCCTGAATCCACTGACAGTAGATCCAGTGAGTTGCTGGATCCCGCAGTGCCCGTGAGAACTAAATGC
This DNA window, taken from Equus przewalskii isolate Varuska chromosome X, EquPr2, whole genome shotgun sequence, encodes the following:
- the TCEANC gene encoding transcription elongation factor A N-terminal and central domain-containing protein, whose protein sequence is MSDKNQIAARASLIEQLMAKRNFEDLGNHLTELETLCVTKKHLQETDVVRAVYRVLKNCPTVALKKKAKCLLKDWKALYKDIHFKPRDSPQLFPLGGNKEENSGLSHDPSQDEILGVSSSDSLLSSQDVMAKATEMIVPENSSSPVEPKEGHFRGGDPESTDSRSSELLDPAVPVRTKCTQLLYEALTSSSTHQPKADLWQNFAREIEEHVFALYSKNLKKYKTCIRSKVANLKNPKNSHLQENLLSGALSPREFAEMSVMEMASKELKQLRACYTESCIQEHHLPQVMEGSQTKKIKCRRCEKFNCQVTVIARGTLFLPSWVRNSNPDEEMMTYVICNECGEQWYHSKWVCL